The sequence CTCTAGTAAAAAGATTTTTTGATCAAATTGCTGCCGGTCGCATTGATGGTGCATATAGACTTACCACTAAAGCTTATAAACAACATGTGAATAGACAAGATTTCATCAAATTTTTGGGTAGCTTACAGTTGAATAGATATAGAAATTTAAAGTCAGGACGTCCAAGAATAGAAGATAATCAAATAATGCTAACTCTGAACTTGAAATCAGAAGACAAGAAAAACGAAATGCCACTTGACTTTACTTTTATTAAAATTGAAGAAAATTGGCAAATCGATCGCATTGCTAAAGCCAATACTTAATGAAAAAATGTTATAAGTGAAATCAAAACTCAATCAATATTCTGAACGTGCTAAAGAGCTAAGAGCTTTACTCAACAAAGCAAATTACTCTTATTATATATTAGATTCACCAGAGATAGACGATGCTGTTTATGATCAATTATATCGAGAATTAATTGAAATTGAAAATATAAATCCTTCTTTAATTACAGCTGATAGTCCATCTCAAAGAGTAGGAGGTATTCCTTCTAAAGGATTCAAAAATGTTGAGCATAATATTCCTCTTTTAAGTCTAGATAATGCTTTTAATATAAATGAATTAGAAGCATGGTATGCAAGGATCAGCAAATTAATATGTTCAGGAAATAAAAATATCAAAGAGGTTAATAATCCAGAACTGATATGTGAATTAAAAATTGATGGAAATGCTATTTCATTAAGATATGAAAATGGAATTTTAACTAGAGCATCAACCCGTGGAGATGGAACAATTGGAGAAGATATCACTACTAATATCAGAACAATTTCTACAATTCCTTTACGTTTATTATTAAAAAATCCACCCTCTTGGATTGAAATTAGAGGCGAAGCTTTCATGCCCAATAATATATTTAACAAACTCAATAATGAGAGAAAAAGCACTGATCGACCACTCTTTGCAAATCCTAGAAACTCTTGTGCAGGAACATTAAGACAATTAGATCCCAAAATAGTTGCATCTAGAAAACTTGACTTCTTCGCATATAGTCTTTATTTACCAGAAAATTGGAAGCCAACCGATAGCAATTTTAAAAAACCAAATTCTCAATCTGAATCACTTAAGTTTTTAAAAAATATTGGTTTTAAAGTTAATACTACATATGCAACAAAAAAAAACTTAACTGAAGCAAATAGCTATTACAAGTATTGGGAAATCGAAAAAGATTCTTTAGCTTATGCAACTGATGGCATAGTAGTAAAAATAAATAAATTTGAGATACAAAATCTCCTAGGAGCAACAAATAAAGCTCCAAGATGGGCCATAGCTGTCAAATATCCAGCAGAAGAGAAAGCGACTAAGTTAAAAAAATTAATTTTCCAAGTAGGTCGTTCTGGTGCTATTACTCCTGTAGCAGAATTTGAATCGATAGAGCTTGCAGGAACATCAGTGAATCGTGCAACACTTCATAATGCAAACAGACTTGCATCTTTAGATCTTCATTATGATGACACCATAATTGTGCGAAAAGCTGGAGAAATTATTCCTGAAGTTATTAGAGTTATAAAAGAATTTAGAACAGTTGATGCAAAATTAGTAAAGTTTCCTCAAAACTGTCCAACATGTGATTCCAAGTTAATTCAAGAAGAGAACGAAGCAATAACGAAATGTGTTAATTCTAGATGCCCAGCAAAATTAAAAGGTCATTTGCGTCATTGGGTCAGTAAAGGATCGATGAAAATAGAAGGATTAGGTGAAAAGATTATTAATCAATTAGTCAATGAAGGATATGTACAGTCAATCGCAGATTTATACAAACTTGAAATCGATTCTCTTTTAAAACTTGAAAGATTTGGTGAAAAATCTGCAAAGAATTTACTAATAGAAATTAACGAATCTAAAAACACAAATTGGCACAAACAGCTCTACGGTTTAGGGATACCTCACATAGGAGAAGCGAATGCTAAATCTCTTGCAAAAAATTTTCATAGTATCGAGGAACTTAATACTATTGCTAAGGAGGCACCTGAAAATATATCCAATATTTATGGATTCGGAAATGAGATGAAAGATGCAATAATTAAGTGGTTTGATGATTCTAATAACCAAATCTTAATTAAAGAATTAAAAGCAATTGGATTTTCTCTAAAAGAAAATTTAGAATCAAACGACAATTCAAACCAATCCAATATTTTTCATGGCAAAGTTTTTGTCTTAACAGGAACTTTAGATTCCCTTACAAGAGAGGAAGCAAAAGAATTAATAGAAAGTGCTGGTGGAAAAGTCAGCTCTTCAATTAGTAAAAAAACTGATTTCTTATTATCAGGAGAAAAAGCGGGGGGTAAATTAAAAAAAGCAGAAGAGCTTGGAGTAAAAATAATTAACGAAACTGAATTTAAGCTATTATTGAAAAAATGAATAGAATTTAAAAATGGATAAGAATCCAATATTTTCTTTAATCAAAACAGAGTGTGGACGCGCAAAATATGAAATGCTTGCTTCTAAAAAAGGTATATTTAATCGCATAAGACTTTATTGGTTTGTCGTATTTGCAGCGATTGAAGATTGGAATTTAAAAGCTGATGAATAATCTAGTGATTAAGAATCCTGATTAAGTTTTCTTGTT comes from Prochlorococcus marinus XMU1408 and encodes:
- the ligA gene encoding NAD-dependent DNA ligase LigA, with translation MKSKLNQYSERAKELRALLNKANYSYYILDSPEIDDAVYDQLYRELIEIENINPSLITADSPSQRVGGIPSKGFKNVEHNIPLLSLDNAFNINELEAWYARISKLICSGNKNIKEVNNPELICELKIDGNAISLRYENGILTRASTRGDGTIGEDITTNIRTISTIPLRLLLKNPPSWIEIRGEAFMPNNIFNKLNNERKSTDRPLFANPRNSCAGTLRQLDPKIVASRKLDFFAYSLYLPENWKPTDSNFKKPNSQSESLKFLKNIGFKVNTTYATKKNLTEANSYYKYWEIEKDSLAYATDGIVVKINKFEIQNLLGATNKAPRWAIAVKYPAEEKATKLKKLIFQVGRSGAITPVAEFESIELAGTSVNRATLHNANRLASLDLHYDDTIIVRKAGEIIPEVIRVIKEFRTVDAKLVKFPQNCPTCDSKLIQEENEAITKCVNSRCPAKLKGHLRHWVSKGSMKIEGLGEKIINQLVNEGYVQSIADLYKLEIDSLLKLERFGEKSAKNLLIEINESKNTNWHKQLYGLGIPHIGEANAKSLAKNFHSIEELNTIAKEAPENISNIYGFGNEMKDAIIKWFDDSNNQILIKELKAIGFSLKENLESNDNSNQSNIFHGKVFVLTGTLDSLTREEAKELIESAGGKVSSSISKKTDFLLSGEKAGGKLKKAEELGVKIINETEFKLLLKK